Sequence from the Helianthus annuus cultivar XRQ/B chromosome 13, HanXRQr2.0-SUNRISE, whole genome shotgun sequence genome:
tcaagatgggtcatgaggctaaggattgtagaagctctcgaccagcaaatcagaaccagcaactcccaccgccagctccacagaaccagcagcagcaaccacagcgtggaaaccggggatgtttccagtgtggggcagaaggacattacaaacgcgattgtcctcagttgaaccagaatcagaaccacaacaataaccagggcaacgggaacaacaacaacaacgggggaaacaacaacaacaatggcaacgaggcaagaggtcgagttttcatgttaggacgaggagacgcaatgaacgatatttgaatttataacttattttgggttttcattattatgtttccgctacacaaacaaagtttggtttgaacatcaaatgtattgggttttatgaattattttttttaactactatactttatgtttgatatgatggatggtttgatattattgaacgcacctgccgtattcatggaccttatgaatagggtgtgcaaaccctatcttgacaagttcgccattgtcttcatcgacgacattctgatctactccaagagtcaggaggagcacgagcagcacttacgtcttatcttggaacttcttcgaaagtaGCAATTGTACgtaaagttttctaaatgcgacttcgggctacgtgaagtccacttcttaggccatgtggtgaacagggatgggattcatgtcgatccatccaaagtagattcgatcaggaactggccagcaccgcgtacaccgacagaaatacgccaattcttgggtttggcgggttactacaggcgattcattaaagacttttcgaatatcgcgcagccgcttactatgctgacacagaaaggtgtgaCCTAcagttggggagattcccaagagaccgcttttcagtacctgaaggataggctttgctgtgcacctattctctcattgccggagggcacagatgacttcgtgggtttattgtgacgcatcgatacagggtcttggttgcgtattgatgcaacgggataagattattgcttacgcttcgcggcaactcaagattcatgaacggaactacacgacgcacgatttagagctgggagctgttgttttcgcgcttatgatatggcgacactacctgtacggtaccaggtgcacgatttacaccgatcacaggagtctcgagcatatccttaagcaaaaggatttgaacctgcgtcaacggagatgggttgaactactgaacgattacgaatgcgccatcaagtatcatccaggcaaggccaatgttgtggccgatgccctcGGTCGAAAGGACACCATACCTAAGCGCGTActagcgctacagcttactattcagtccagtcttcctgcacagatacgagctgctcagatagaagcattgaaacccgaaaacgtcatggctgaagccttacgcgattcaaggcaacgaatggaagaaaaggaagacggcgcctactatataacggggcgtatttgggtcccactttatggcggtttacgagaacttgtgatggtcgaagcacacaagtctcgctattcggtacatccagggtcggataaaatgtaccacgatatcagaactacatattggtggcctagcatgaaggcccacattgcaacttacgtcggcaaatgtttgacttgtgcgagagtcaagacagagtgccagaaaccctcaggcctacttcagcaacccaagataccgcaatggaaatgggaagaaatttccatggatttcgttacaggcctacctagatctcagcgtggaaatgataccatatgggtgatcgtggatcgacacaccaagtctgcacacttccgggctataaaggaaacggataggttctccactctcgcagacatctatcgtaaaggagttgtttcgaggcacggggtgcccacctccattatttcggatcgggatgcacgattcacgtcagaactatggcaagcgatgcacaaagcgtttggctctcgtttagacatgagcacagcatatcaccctcagacggatgggcagtctgagcgcacgattcaaactttagaagacatgcttcgagcgtgtgttatcgatttcggcaacggctgggaaaagcacctccctttagtggagttttcatacaataacagttatcataccagcatacaagccgctccgttcgaggcattgtacggacgtaaattccggtcacctctctgttgggcagaggtgggggatagtcaaattacgggtccagagattgtagtggacgccacagaaaagattgcacagatacgacaacgcatggcggcagcacgcgaccgtcagaaagcatacgcggataagcgtaagaagccattggaatttcaggtcggggaccgggttttattaaaagtctcaccctggaagggtgtggttcgtttggtaaaagaggcaaactcaatccacggtatgttggaccgttcgaaatcactgaaagaataggccaagtagcctacagactaaacctaccagctgaactcggtgcagttcacaacgtattccacgtgtcgaatctgaagaagtgtctgtcagatgagaccctcataattccttttaaggaactcactatcgacgagcggttgcagttcgtcgaggaaccagttgaaatcacagaccgggatgttaaggtcctcaaacacaagagaatccctcttgttcgagttcgttggaactcccgacgtggcccagagtacacctgggaacgcgaagatcagatgacagaaaagtaccccagttatttcgaaaccaatgcaaccactactgaggctgaagctactattactgaatttcgggacgaaattccaaatcaacggggggatgatgtgacaccccaggaaaaccagtgaacaatataacttacctagcttcctcagtgagtgcgtaccaaatttcgggacgaaatttcttttaagttggggataatgtgacaactcgaaatttccaatatttctatttcgcatttattgcacgttcatgtatttgcacaattgattgccatgggattatatatatgttttgattattggattgtgcatagttgtttgttatttgtgaaattggtaaatatatgaacttggtggtgaaattaggaaatggttatgagatggtgtgcatgtgtaaaatataatacttaggggtGTAGATGGTAATTAgggaaatcctagatacttaaccctaatctcaacttcactaatcactttcacaaaaaccaaagcacgtacattcattttctctagcaatcatcatcaccaaatcattggcaagtcATCACAAGATTTATTTCTCTTCTTcctaggatcaacacaaggtaattgttaatgattgtttattgattgatggATTGTTATCAATGTATGgttcttgtaattcttgaaaaaCCCTAGTTTATAATATGAGGGTTCTGTGTTTTTAATTGATGttgataattgtgattatgatgatgattagtgcaTACTCGGTAGATTATTCTTGTGACAATGGTTGTTGTTGATTAGcaattgatgatttgttatgcTTCTGCCGTCAACacatatgaattagggttttgagataGCTTGAACAATAGAAACGTAACTGATTCGATCCTTTTGACTCTGTGCAATAATTGAAATTCACGCATGATTGATTAGTCTGAGTTTGATTATTTGCCTGAGTTTGATTCTTTGTCTGAGTTTCATGTGATTGATAATAATCCGAGTTTCTTGATTTATATTGGTCTGAGTTTAATGCTCTTATATGGGATCCGAGTATATTAATGAAACACATGTCTGAGTTTGTTAAACACCTAGTCCGAGTATGTTAGTTTAAtgaatggaccgagtttattgattATTGAAGGTCCGAGTATGTAATGTGTTTGGACCGAGTTTATGTAATGTGCTTGGGTCCGAATTTAATGTATTTcctttggaccgagtttaatgataaGTAACCTTGTCCGACTTTTTTTAAAACAGCATCAAGGTCCGAGTTTAACCTCCCTCcttttgtccgagtttaatgaaggaaaccccccccccccacctatatCCGAGTTTCAAAAGGGGGTtactcttgtccgactttgtgagaGTATTCCCCCATGACCGAGTTTATTATGATGATATATGATCGAGTTTATTATGATGATATATGACCGAGTTTATTATGATGGGTTGTCCGAGTTTGATGCTCATGTGTGGTCCGAGGTTCCTCATAAAATCCCTAGGTCCGAGTTTTGGCATTAGATGAGGGGTCCGAGCTGTTGAACGCTTAGATTCCGAGTTTGTTAAGGGACTTGTTTGGTCCGACTTTAATAAGGATATATGTCCGAGTTTCCctttaaaatgttatatgtccGAACTCATTGACTTGTTATTGCTCCGATCTTGATTACTTGTATGTATGGCCGTGACAGTGAGCAACCAAATTCATAATGTTATTGCCTGATGAACTGTTATATTAAGTGTTATGCTTATGATGTGATTTCATGTTGATATACAATCTGAGTTGAAGGTGATACATAATCCAAGCTTCCGGTTAACACTAAGTCTAAACCCTGGAGGGTGAACATGCTGTCTGCTACCTGTTAATTGTTACTGCATGTTAAAACATTGCATGTCACTGAATAATACTGCTTAGTACTGTATGATATTATAACTACTACTACTGTGTGATACGATTCTGTAACTTACTGGTTGAGCAtcaagaacctgtaaaccctaattgaatatcGACGCTCATCATGAattcatgtgcaatgtatcctaggtcgtgtgtaacggacttagagatttataaaccatagaagcaataacataccgagcaaaccaaggtgagttcacacagccaaggcatggggttcccagggtgggaatgggatttgattatttactggtacttatctatactggaacgtagtgatgtgatttgatgaactatggtacatactccgctgattgaactacgactagactagtaacacttgttgaactgatcttcgcacacctgccaagggttggccgcgatcttatgactgacttcgcacacctgcctttggaaggccgcgaactggaatttactaatcttcgcacacctgcctggtaggccgcgatacagataaacctagtctagaatatacgggatgaacatccccctaatatcttcgcatacctgcctgggaggccgcgatggaaactaatacgatacacgacataacgaacgaacatactactactcacactatactattactgaactgtaaactgtgaactcgctcaactagtttttgatcatctgttacatgccttgcaggtcgttagatacatggagcttgcacagggaggagcaggtcgttgtggagcatggatcgtggatgccatgttaaaacatttaaacatttgaacttatattacacattgggttttcttacttatgcttccgctatactttgaaactatgattatgtttgaacacctatcatattgaatgaatggtttacatttattatatttggtattaattgcatgttcgatatgattggtggcttgatcttggtcagtcacgcctccaagcggtgatactccgcgtgtggattttgggggtgtgacaaccttAACCTTTATCACCTACAACATCACGACATGATCACAACCTGAACCAACCGCCACCATATGCCATCTCCGTCGCACACGCACACTTCATGCTCAACCGAGCCCGTACCCGAGTAACCAATTCACTTTGGTTTCGATATTTTTTTTCAGGTAACATGGCTTAAGATTCAGTCGTGATTTATTTTGGTTACCCAGCAACACCATGCATATCTTCAAACACTCTTGTAACCTTTACAGAAACAACACCGTAGCCACTATTCACCGACATGACCACATTCGAGTAAAAAAAACGTAGCACCATCACCGTTCTATACCGCAAACAACCCACCTTCACCCCCGTAGTCATAATCCATCGCCATAACTATCAAACCCCGCACCACCACCTTCATGTCTGGTCGCATCCAAACCCGAAAACATTAATCGACTCCATGCAACCCAAAACTTCAAACACTGACAAAGAAGATGATAGATTTACCTGAAACGCAGATTGATCGGGCTTCCTGAAACTGTCTCCATCGTCGCCTTCTCCTCTCGTTCGTTTTTCTTTTCATCCAGTGCACCACTCTTTCTCTCCGCTCTCTAACCCTCGTTCTTGTTTCAGCCGCAAAACATCCCTAGGTAGCTAGGGTTTAGGTGTCTCTATTTAATTCCATATTTACAAAAAAATCCCCCTCTACTTTctcttctatttttttttttgctcccAAAGAATTTTTAAAACCCACTTTACTTAATTGTCGTCGGGCCCCTCAGAGTTTATAAAACCAAATTATCGCGCCCACCCGCATTTAAATCTAATTGAGTTCAATTGTTCGAAACACACTAGTGGCAAAAAAATGaggatgttacaagtctaccccccatAAAAGAGGATTCGTCCTCGAATCCtgtcagttaaaaaaaattaaacgtaCTCACAATCGCCTTATGACAACATTAGTGACCAACACTCAGTCACTGTCGTAATGGTCATCGTCACTGCCTTGTTCCACAACCCGATTACCATATATGGTAGTCAAAGGAGTCTCATCCACCTTGCTTTCAACTTTAAGGATTGTATCATTCGCTTATACTTTCCTTTTACAACTTTTCGGTTGACTTAGTACTCGCTAGACATCCATGACTCGTGACTCACGTTTATGATTGTTTCTCACCCTAGAGTGATTCTCCATAACTCCTAACGTGTTGTCCTTTGCATGGAGGTTTCATAGATAACAACTAATCGTCTTATCATTATCTATATCATAACTAATGTCATTTAGCATCATTTAAACCGCAAAACCTTGTAGCTATCATCAGTTTATCGCACACCTACCACGTCCCACTGGTATCTTCATCATTCATGTCAATGAAGCGGCCATAGCTAACAAAATTCTATGTCGCCTCAGTACCTGAACGCTTACCTATACATCCTCACTATGCATCACCTACAATAGTTGAGGTCTGATTACTATCAGAAAATCATGCGTCATCTACCAAACGTTTGACAACGTCATGCACCTCTTCTACCTCAACTGATGATCTCCAGAGGCTTGTTCATAATTTATTATACGCCCACTGATGTAGACACAAGATCTACTATCCAAATCAACATCATCTTCGCATTAGGGCACAAACCCGCAAGTTGTTCTCATCTCTCCCTAGAGTTCAACTTTTAATGTTCAACTCTAACATATGGTGTCTCATCTCCATCAAGTAATCTTACTCCTCAAATTCTCAGAACTATGCACCGACTGAGTCTTCTACACAAAAACCCTCCACCGTAGGTTGTCGCATTACATCACCACTCGACGTTGAATCCCTTAGCACCGCTACACTTCCATAATTGTTGCATTGCTAACCGCTTGGGCAAGCAAAAGATATGCTTCACATTGACATTCCTAACTCAAGTCAGTACCACACGTCCAAATGCTAACGTAACGCACAAAAAAAATCCGCATAGAAGAACACCATCAAGAACAAAAACAAGCGTATAACACCTTACGTCTTTAGCTCTATACGATCCCGTCGTTAAGACACTCATCACAATAGAAAAACAATTTCTTGCATTCAATTACTATCATCTTACGTTTAAGCATGCTACATTATTCAATGCatgactttttgggtaaagggttaccccggtgattttataacatatcaaaaatcaaacaagtagCAAGCTGACGGTGCCTACTAGTTCTCTTAGTGACATACCACTAAAGAGTGCAACAAGAGATAACTCAAAAACATGACCCAATACatccaaacaaaacaaaatattgGTCTTCAGTCTTCATCCAAGAAATCTTGTTTATCCAGCTTCCACTCTTCCAAAAATCTGTCGACATTTGACGTTTGCTTGTACCTGAAAGAGGTTAATTTTGTTCTAAACGTGCTAATGATTGAATCGGCTAGCTGTTCTGGCGGTCTCAGACGATTACTGAAAAATCTAGCATTACGTTCATTCCAAATGACATACGCTGAGGCTGCCACCACCAATCTACTTGCAACCGAGTACACTGACTTCGACTTGGCTCTAGCAATCAACCAAGCTGAGATATCATCCCATGAATCTTGAACCGAATTCATATCAACTTTACGCCTGACCTTATGCCAAATTGATTTCGAATATGCACATTCGAAGAACAAATGATCATGCGTCTCTAATCCTGATTGGCATAGTAAGCAACACATCAAATTCATAGATCCCGTAACCAACTGATTCCACCTCAAAATCCGGTCTTGAGTCCAGAGTTTCTTCTTGAAAATAAGCCAACACATGAACGCATGTTTCGGAATATTAAAAGATGACCACACCACTTTAGACCACGTTTTCGGCTGATCACGCGTCCGGATCACATTCCAGACATCTTTAGACGTGAACGGCACCAGCTTTCCATCCGTATTCCTCCATAAAAATCTATCCTGCATATCAGATATAGAAAGGGGCCGAAGCTGAAATAAAGAGGGGTACCTACTTCTCCAATCATCCGGCCATTCCCATCGGCCATCTATAAACGCCTCTGTCACTTTAGACTTGATAGTAAAACCATATCTAGCCATTTGACGCGGAGTAACTATGTGCTGAAGAGGGCCTTCAGCCGACCATTTATCAAACCACAAAAACGAGTTTTGACCATTACCAATCTTTACCCATATGTGATCACGAAAGCTATACCTGCATTTCATTAAATTTTTTCCATCCCCATGTCGAGGTTGTTTGGACCGGAATGTCCCACAAACTGCGGCCACGAAGTCTATGCAAAGAAACCCAAGTCGTCCATAGAGAAACTCTACCAGAAACAATACTATAAATGTGATACGCCATCAACGACTTGTTTACAACCGAAATCCTTCGTATGCCCAATCCACCTTCCGACTTTGGCAGACAAACCTCCTTCCAAGCCACTTTAGCTCTACCTTTTGAACCCATACTCTGACCCCAAAGAAACCCTTTCATTTTGCTTTCCAACTCTTTTATAATACTGACCGGCAGAATAAAAACCGACGCCCAATACACATGAATAGAAGAGAGGACAGAGAGAACCAGCTGAAGTCTACCCGCAAAAGAAAGAAACCGGTTTTTCCAATCATTAATCCGTTTAGACATACGTTCTACCAAGACCTTACAATCTTTGTTTAACAATCGCGATGCAAGCAACGGGACCCCCAAATATCTAATAGGCAATTTCCCCTCTTCGAATGGCACCACTTCAGCAATCTTAGTCCTTGTAGATACAGGAACATTGCAAAAAAATATGGAACTTTTTGCATTACTAGGAACTAACCCAGACGCCTCCTTAAACTGTTTCAAAGAGCTCATAATAACCTTTACCGAGCCAAGGTCTCCTCTAGCAAATAAAAAGAGGTCATCCGCAAAACATACGTTAATTATCATTTGCTTCTCACATTTATTATGAAACCTGAACGAGGAATCAATACCAGCAGCTTTGTTGAGAATCAGCGTAAGAACTTCCATGACCATAGTAAACAGATAGGGAGACAATGGGTCCCCTTGACGTAACCCTCGTTTCCCTTTAAAATATCCGTGAATATTACCATTGACACTTAACGAAAACGAAGTAGAAGTGATACACTCCATAATCCACAAAATAAACCGTTGCCGAAATCCAAACCCATGTAAAACATCACGTAAGAACCTCCAATCAACTGTATCATAAGCTTTTTTGATGTCCACTTTCATAGCACATCTGGGAGGGCCGACTTGACGGTGATAATTGTGCATGAGCTCTTGTGTTAGCATTATATTATCCGAAATCCTTCTACCTGGCACAAACGCCGATTGGTTTTCACTTATGATACTCTTTAAGCCTTCAAGAATCCTATTGGAAAGGATCTTACTAATGCCTTTATATACCACATTACAGCACGATATTGGTCTATAATCCGTAACTACTCCCGGAGTAGCAACCTTGGGAATAAGAGCTAGAAATGTATGATTGATCTCCTGTAGTAATCTACCCGACTCAAAAAAATCAACAATTGCAGCCGTTACATCATTACCCACAATCGACCAAGCTTTTTTGAAGAATTCCGAAGTATAACCATCCGGACCCGGAGCCTTATTTTCATTGATCGAGAAAATAGTATCTTTTACTTCTTCCGGTGTCACTTGCCTACACATAGAGTCCGCCACTAGGGGGTTAAGAGTAGTCGAGAAAATATCTTGATTGACTCTCATAACCGATCCCCCATCAGAACCCAAAAACTCCCGAAAATGGTTGACTAATGCCGTGGAAACCTCATTCCCTTCATAAACATTCCCGGTAATGTCTTTTATGACATTTATTTTACTAACATGGTTCCGACATTTGACCACGTTATGGAAGTACGCTGTATTTGAGTCACCAACCTCAAGCCATTTCTGTTTAgccttttgttttaaaaatctttcCTCATCAAGAGTGGCCTCCAAGTACCTCTAGACACAAACAGATTCAGCTTCTTTAATTACCAAATTGAACGGGTCAGCATCCAATTTACTCTGCAAGGAATCTAGCGCAGCTTTCAATTCGATCACTTTTGTATGAATATTCCCTTGTTTTCTAAGCAAGCCTCTCAGCGGGTGTTTAAGACCTCGTAATTTCTTAACAACCCGAAACATCGGAACTCCCCTAACCTCAACAGCCCAACCATTCGCAACCAAATCCAAGAACTCCTTTTTATGCGTCAATAAATTAGTAAATTTAAAAGGTTTAGGTTTACCTTTATTGGCCATAAGGATTTTAAGTAAACCCGGAGAGTGATCGGAAATACCATTTGGCAGAAACACCGCATAGGCATCCACAAACTTATCCACAAAGCTGACATTCGCCATAATCCTATCCAATTTCTTACGAATTCCAACCCCATTCTTCGGCCTTTGACTCCAAGTATAGTGTATTCCATGGGCTCTGACATCAAAAACTTCAATATATTGAACACAATCATTGAAATCCGTCATGGCAGCATTCACGTTCGACGACCCCAAGCACTTATCTTCTAGATTCAAAGCCACGTTAAAATCACCCATGATAATCCACGGAGTCAAGTTAACCACCCCCTTGTGCTTTTTCAGCGACTCCCAAAGCTGTTTCCTTTCTTGATCATTGTTACTAGCATAAACGAAGGATACATTTATCATAGCATTATCTTTCTTCAGTCGCACTTGTACATGTATGACTTGATTTGTAGCATGCAGCACTACAACATCAACATTATCCACATTCCAGCCAACAATGATTCTCGTACCTTTATCACACAAACTACCATTTGACGTCCACTCCCAATTTCGAAAAACCTTTTTACAAACTCTGTCCAAATTTGCAATCTGAACATGCGATTCCAGAATAGCTACAACTTGCAAGCCATTATCCCTGACAAAATTTTGAACCTCCATTTGTTTGAGGGGATGGTTCAAACCCCTGACATTCCAAGCTGCGATACTATCCATTAACAACCTCCTAAGCAGGTGTGCTTGCACCTGTATTATTCGAATTACTCGGCTGTGTGTCATCCATAAAGTCATAACCTCCCACTTGAGGATCTAATCTAACTTCCTCCGTCTCCCTTCCCCATTCATCCTCCACATCAATTAAAGCTTCAAATGAATTTTTTGTTTGAAAACCCGATCCCTTAGCTGCACTCGGACCCTTAGATGAACTCGGTTTTGAGGACtcggttttttcatttgttttctttggcctataaataaatttttgcttttctTTCAGATTAAACTGTTGCTTTGCTCCCTTCTTCCGGTTATTACCACTCTTAAATCCCTGCTCATCAGTAGCTTCTTTGTTATGAATCTCCTTCTCAGTTGTATCCTTTGCTAATGTTGGGCATTCGTccgttctgtcacacccccaaaatccacctgcggagtatcaccgcttgggagcgtgactgaccaggatcaagccaccaatcatattgaacatgcatatagtattaagtaagataaaagaaaaccatccgttcaatacaaaaggtgttcaaaacatgttattgttttaaagtgtagcggaagcatagtaataatccaacaatagtaaatagttcaaatgttataatagttcagcatagaaaccacgaatccttgtccacaacgacccgcttctccagtgcaagctccaagtacctaacgatctgcaaggcatgtaacagaatggtcaacaaactagttgagcgagttcacagtaagtaaatgtgtaacagtaagtaacaggtggctctacagggccgatagtaagttatgctggtgggggcttcccatgttaagttaccactagactattcgtattattatccctgttcttcgtccgagaacagaagtgtgtataaagtgtgcgtaggttttacgcacgtatccttcgtaacctgaggataggagtaagtaatgcgtacacgtaggttttacgtgcgtatccttcgtaaccgaggatagaatggcatgtgaacccgtaggtgttatcccaacctacgtaaccgtcctgacatccgaggacatgataggtgatagtctagtaaagcattagtacgttcctttcaataataacctttaacccattcccacgacccgggaatcccatgccttagtaggagtgtgaactcacctcggtttgctcggtatgctaagttatgcactcacaagtaattaatcacgtcctagtgtatgcacgtataacaaatcagttcatgttcacaattgtacgcatgcagttaatgttcacataacagtcagttgcataacaacacacacgtattatttcaccttgcacgaatacagatgctaacattcatctctagcatgg
This genomic interval carries:
- the LOC110900439 gene encoding uncharacterized protein LOC110900439; the encoded protein is MARYGFTIKSKVTEAFIDGRWEWPDDWRSRYPSLFQLRPLSISDMQDRFLWRNTDGKLVPFTSKDVWNVIRTRDQPKTWSKVVWSSFNIPKHAFMCWLIFKKKLWTQDRILRWNQLVTGSMNLMCCLLCQSGLETHDHLFFECAYSKSIWHKVRRKVDMNSVQDSWDDISAWLIARAKSKSVYSVASRLVVAASAYVIWNERNARFFSNRLRPPEQLADSIISTFRTKLTSFRYKQTSNVDRFLEEWKLDKQDFLDED